Proteins encoded by one window of Rutidosis leptorrhynchoides isolate AG116_Rl617_1_P2 chromosome 7, CSIRO_AGI_Rlap_v1, whole genome shotgun sequence:
- the LOC139860475 gene encoding pentatricopeptide repeat-containing protein At3g16610-like — protein MFRLLRKRGVKPDSVTYNTLIDGYIKNLKEDVAIKVFSTMPKQLVNKVTYFLLSGLITRTNHHHYRSAKLEYRDDIKCSYLHHLYIHGGSYEKALDLFDFMDDRHELLNSNIQVYNTLIFGANKCGRFDVARKLFHQLTVKGLQPDEVTCTLIIRGFCQVSLFKDAKRMFVEMKQIGSLSDRVVDINQIPLCYLEKNEFNG, from the coding sequence ATGTTTCGGCTATTGAGGAAGAGAGGAGTGAAACCTGATAGCGTTACCTACAACACGTTAATAGACGGGTATATAAAGAATTTGAAGGAAGATGTGGCTATCAAAGTATTTAGTACGATGCCTAAACAACTTGTCAACAAGGTGACATACTTCCTTTTATCAGGGCTAATCACTAGGACTAACCATCATCATTATCGATCAGCAAAATTAGAATATCGAGATGATATCAAGTGCAGTTATTTACATCATTTATATATACACGGCGGCTCGTATGAAAAGGCGCTTGATTTGTTCGATTTCATGGATGACCGACATGAGTTGCTTAACTCAAATATACAAGTGTACAATACCCTCATATTTGGTGCAAACAAATGTGGAAGGTTTGATGTTGCTAGGAAACTTTTCCACCAGCTAACTGTTAAAGGTTTGCAACCGGATGAGGTGACGTGTACTTTGATTATTCGTGGTTTTTGTCAGGTAAGTCTATTTAAGGATGCGAAAAGGATGTTTGTTGAAATGAAACAAATCGGTTCTCTGTCAGACCGTGTCGTGGATATCAATCAGATTCCATTATGCTATTTGGAAAAAAATGAGTTTAATGGTTAA
- the LOC139858662 gene encoding pentatricopeptide repeat-containing protein At3g49170, chloroplastic-like encodes MAIFKIRCFVKAIQTGNCTNNPMTRFLVPNSSPCFNYHSKSSEYPILDVIKGFGDMIRTRPLPPVEDFNILLHDLLLVTPEKTSFSSTLVLKLFRIMSAVGVLINTSTAHILIKCNGQLQHTNLSFSVLGFFFKQGIVCNNVSIYNTILDGFISEDKTQEAERLFKNMFIMNNNNNDDKSDQLLLCEPDIVTYNTMLKGLCKVGDNFTAIALLRIMDGRGGCCKLDIVSCNTVIDGLCSNPGVVNTIHDAIKLCNDMVFRKGIHPDANTYNSLIYAFSKLGRWDEVCKMVKRKEDENVSLDLKIFNIIVHALCKQGFVLEDE; translated from the exons ATGGCAATTTTCAAAATTCGTTGTTTCGTGAAAGCAATTCAAACAGGTAATTGTACTAATAATCCCATGACTCGTTTCCTTGTTCCAAATTCTTCACCATGTTTCAATTATCACTCAAAATCTTCTGAGTATCCGATTTTAGATGTTATCAAAGGGTTTGGTGATATGATACGCACACGACCTCTGCCACCTGTTGAAGATTTTAATATCTTATTACATGATCTTCTTCTTGTTACCCCCGAAAAAACCTCTTTTTCTTCGACCCTTGTTCTTAAATTGTTCAGAATAATGTCTGCTGTTGGCGTTCTTATTAACACTTCCACTGCCCATATTCTAATCAAGTGCAATGGTCAATTGCAACACACCAATCTTAGTTTCAGTGTCTTAGGTTTTTTCTTTAAGCAGGGCATTGTATGTAATAATGTGTCCATATACAATACCATCTTAGATGGGTTTATCAGTGAAGATAAGACACAAGAGGCCGAAAGATTGTTCAAAAACATGTTCAtcatgaacaacaacaacaatgatgATAAATCAGATCAACTTTTACTTTGTGAGCCTGATATTGTGACCTACAACACTATGCTTAAAGGGCTTTGTAAAGTCGGGGATAACTTTACCGCCATTGCTTTGCTTAGAATAATGGACGGAAGAGGTGGTTGCTGTAAACTGGATATAGTTTCGTGTAATACCGTCATCGATGGTCTTTGTAGCAACCCAGGGGTAGTAAATACGATACATGACGCTATAAAGCTATGTAATGACATGGTTTTTCGTAAAGGTATACATCCTGATGCGAATACGTACAACTCTTTGATTTATGCGTTTTCTAAGTTGGGTCGTTGGGATGAGGTGTGTAAGATGGTAAAGCGAAAGGAGGATGAGAATGTCTCTTTAGATTTGAAAATATTCAATATAATTGTTCATGCCCTTTGCAAACAAG GCTTTGTTCTCGAGGACGAATGA